In Leisingera sp. NJS204, the following are encoded in one genomic region:
- a CDS encoding phosphoribosyl-ATP diphosphatase, which yields MSLLHDLEATILSRKGSDPDSSWTARLLAKGPEKCAEKFGEEAIEAIIEAVKGDSGKLASEGADVLYHFLVMLAARDVALDDVLQVLAERQGLSGIAEKAARPKG from the coding sequence ATGAGCCTGCTGCACGATCTTGAAGCCACCATCCTGTCCCGCAAGGGATCTGACCCTGACAGCAGCTGGACCGCCAGGCTGCTGGCAAAGGGGCCGGAGAAATGCGCCGAGAAATTCGGCGAGGAAGCCATCGAGGCGATCATCGAAGCGGTGAAGGGCGACAGCGGCAAGCTGGCCTCGGAAGGCGCCGATGTGCTCTATCATTTCCTGGTGATGCTGGCGGCCCGCGACGTGGCACTGGACGATGTGCTGCAGGTGCTGGCCGAACGCCAGGGCCTCAGCGGCATTGCCGAGAAGGCCGCACGCCCCAAAGGCTGA
- a CDS encoding CoA-binding protein: MTEYSDEHLKTILQRTKVVAVAGVSMNPVRPSYYVARYLGLKGYRVIPVNPGHAGKMLFGETVRASLSEIDVPVDMVDIFRRSEAVPPIADEALEAFPELPTIWMQIGVEHAEAAAKAEARGVTVIQNRCPKIEYQRLFGELRFGGFATGIISSKL, translated from the coding sequence ATGACAGAATACAGCGATGAGCATCTGAAAACGATCCTGCAACGGACCAAAGTGGTGGCGGTGGCCGGCGTGTCGATGAACCCGGTGCGCCCCAGCTATTACGTGGCGCGCTATCTGGGGCTCAAGGGTTACCGGGTGATTCCGGTGAACCCCGGCCATGCAGGCAAGATGCTGTTTGGCGAAACGGTGCGGGCCAGTCTTTCTGAAATAGACGTCCCGGTGGACATGGTCGATATCTTCCGCCGCTCAGAGGCGGTGCCGCCCATTGCGGACGAGGCGCTGGAGGCATTTCCTGAGCTGCCGACAATTTGGATGCAGATTGGTGTGGAACATGCCGAAGCCGCCGCAAAGGCTGAAGCACGCGGTGTCACGGTGATCCAGAACCGCTGTCCCAAGATCGAATACCAGCGCCTGTTCGGAGAGTTGCGTTTTGGCGGTTTCGCCACCGGGATCATATCCTCGAAGCTTTGA
- a CDS encoding DUF2478 domain-containing protein, with product MHLAYVMTQERGATDRLLSELAERLQAKGIRLAGIVQTNVECYDKELCDMDVRVLPSGETIRISQSLGAGARGCRLNPEALEQAVGQVSATLQTDPAPQLMIVNKFGKHEADGRGMRPIIGEALALGIPVISGVNQMNVEPFQTFADGMAVEAGPDLDALVAWAEQAVSETA from the coding sequence ATGCACCTGGCCTATGTGATGACTCAAGAACGCGGTGCCACTGACCGTTTGCTGAGCGAGCTTGCCGAACGGCTGCAGGCCAAGGGCATCCGCCTGGCCGGCATCGTGCAGACCAATGTCGAATGCTACGACAAGGAACTGTGCGACATGGATGTGCGGGTGCTGCCTTCAGGCGAAACCATCCGGATTTCGCAATCCCTGGGCGCGGGCGCCCGCGGCTGCCGCCTGAACCCGGAAGCGCTGGAACAAGCGGTCGGGCAGGTCTCTGCCACGCTGCAAACGGACCCGGCACCGCAGCTGATGATCGTCAATAAATTCGGCAAGCACGAGGCCGACGGGCGCGGCATGCGGCCCATAATCGGCGAGGCGCTGGCATTGGGCATTCCGGTGATTTCCGGCGTAAACCAGATGAATGTGGAGCCGTTCCAGACCTTTGCCGACGGTATGGCCGTGGAGGCGGGACCGGATCTGGACGCGCTGGTTGCCTGGGCGGAACAGGCCGTTTCTGAAACCGCCTGA
- the rlmB gene encoding 23S rRNA (guanosine(2251)-2'-O)-methyltransferase RlmB produces the protein MTKKPKWVVAKEQSKKAASAETVWLFGLHAVRDALMNPQREKLRLMVTMNAEVKLADAIAASGVEAEVIDPRKFNPPIDAQSVHQGAALEVKPLNWGGLADNCIGREAPRVLLLDRVTDPHNVGAILRSAEVLGASAVIGTRHHSAPETGALAKTASGALERQPYLRMRNLADTIAELQNMGFVVLGLDGEAEDTIETALDGKKHLPVALVLGAEGPGLRQKTKETVDGLVKIDAAGGFGSLNVSNAAAIALYASIAR, from the coding sequence ATGACCAAGAAGCCCAAATGGGTCGTCGCAAAAGAACAGTCCAAAAAGGCCGCCTCGGCAGAAACCGTTTGGCTGTTCGGGCTGCATGCGGTGCGCGATGCGCTGATGAATCCCCAGCGCGAGAAACTGCGCCTGATGGTGACCATGAACGCCGAAGTGAAACTGGCGGACGCCATCGCAGCCTCGGGCGTCGAGGCCGAGGTGATCGACCCGCGCAAGTTCAACCCTCCGATTGACGCACAGTCGGTGCATCAGGGCGCGGCACTGGAAGTGAAGCCCTTGAACTGGGGCGGGCTGGCCGACAATTGCATCGGCCGCGAGGCGCCGCGGGTGCTGCTGCTGGACCGGGTGACGGATCCGCACAACGTCGGCGCCATCCTGCGCTCGGCCGAGGTGCTGGGCGCCAGCGCCGTCATTGGCACACGCCACCATTCGGCACCTGAAACCGGGGCGCTGGCCAAGACCGCCAGCGGCGCGCTGGAACGCCAGCCCTATCTGCGGATGCGCAACCTTGCTGATACCATCGCTGAACTGCAGAACATGGGCTTTGTCGTACTGGGCCTGGACGGCGAGGCGGAGGACACCATTGAGACCGCACTGGACGGCAAAAAGCACCTGCCGGTAGCACTGGTTCTGGGCGCCGAAGGCCCGGGCCTGCGCCAGAAGACCAAGGAAACTGTTGACGGGCTGGTTAAGATTGACGCCGCGGGCGGTTTTGGCTCGCTCAATGTCTCCAATGCAGCGGCCATCGCGCTTTACGCCTCCATCGCCCGGTAG
- a CDS encoding ABC transporter permease, producing the protein MAVLTKGSVAALIAAAAGALCLLLESSLPWLVKFPAAWMLPATDWAGAVMEWLLALIKPTARGFSALMFYPMEAANYVLSNTPWPLVICATTALAWILGGVRMALMALVGLGFVLASGYWPESMNTLALVAVSVPLALIIGGGIGILANEYPRVRKPVQALLDIMQTVPTFAYLTPLLVLFGFGPVVGLIASAIYAAPPMARNVLLGLERVEPEIKEAAIMAGGTRLQQLFQCEIPSAGQQIMVGVNQCLMAALSMVIIAAVIGGFDDIGWEVLLTMRKAQFGQSLLAGSVIVVFAILIDRMSGTLTEERREKHDPRIAWGILAVGAAASAVFWGYIQQPGAYALFNPVADSVDRGLSAFTTANADALTAFKNNVLFYVLLPLRIGLDQAVLPFTWGFSWTPAMSLGVFAAGAAAGLVFALRGQLALGVMLLIAAGMLETGISQLPWPFVLIGAGALAWVAGGRGLAIMTVLLLGTILVSGLWERALLSLYLSGAAVFACAVMGGAIGLASAVSPGLWRLVRPICDMLQTIPLFVFLIPVLMVFQIGEFSAFLAIIAYAIVPMIRYTRHGLVSTPEEMIEAATASGATTWQMLKDIRAPYAAPSILLGLNQTILYAFAMLVIAALIGTTGLGQSIYLALGQADVGLGISAGAAMAILALIADRMVQGFAEERRKALGL; encoded by the coding sequence ATGGCGGTTCTGACAAAAGGATCCGTGGCGGCGCTGATCGCGGCGGCGGCGGGCGCCCTGTGCCTTCTGCTGGAAAGCAGCCTGCCGTGGCTGGTCAAATTCCCTGCCGCCTGGATGCTGCCCGCAACCGATTGGGCCGGCGCGGTGATGGAGTGGCTGCTGGCGCTGATCAAACCCACTGCGCGTGGATTTTCGGCGCTGATGTTCTACCCGATGGAAGCGGCGAATTATGTGCTGAGCAACACGCCCTGGCCGCTGGTCATCTGCGCTACCACGGCGCTGGCCTGGATCCTGGGCGGGGTGCGGATGGCGCTGATGGCCCTTGTGGGGCTCGGGTTTGTGCTGGCGTCGGGGTACTGGCCCGAAAGCATGAACACGCTGGCGCTGGTTGCTGTTTCAGTACCGCTGGCGCTGATCATCGGCGGCGGCATCGGCATCCTGGCCAATGAATACCCGCGCGTCCGCAAACCGGTGCAGGCGCTGCTGGACATCATGCAGACGGTGCCGACCTTTGCCTATCTTACGCCCTTGCTGGTGCTGTTCGGCTTTGGCCCGGTTGTGGGCCTCATCGCCTCGGCCATCTATGCCGCGCCGCCAATGGCGCGCAATGTGCTTTTGGGACTGGAGCGGGTCGAGCCGGAGATCAAGGAAGCCGCTATCATGGCCGGCGGCACCCGGCTGCAGCAGCTGTTTCAATGCGAGATCCCCTCGGCCGGGCAGCAGATCATGGTGGGCGTCAATCAATGCCTGATGGCGGCGCTGTCGATGGTGATCATCGCAGCAGTAATCGGCGGCTTTGACGACATCGGCTGGGAGGTCCTTTTGACCATGCGCAAGGCGCAGTTCGGTCAAAGCCTGCTGGCCGGCTCGGTGATTGTGGTCTTTGCTATCCTAATCGACCGGATGAGCGGCACCCTGACCGAAGAGCGGCGGGAGAAGCATGATCCGCGCATTGCCTGGGGCATTCTGGCCGTGGGCGCCGCAGCCAGCGCCGTGTTTTGGGGCTACATTCAGCAACCCGGCGCCTATGCGCTGTTCAACCCGGTCGCGGACAGCGTCGACAGGGGGCTGTCGGCCTTTACCACTGCCAATGCCGATGCGCTGACAGCGTTCAAAAACAACGTGCTGTTTTATGTGCTGCTGCCGTTGCGGATCGGGCTGGACCAGGCGGTGCTGCCCTTCACCTGGGGTTTCTCCTGGACCCCGGCGATGAGCCTGGGGGTGTTTGCGGCGGGTGCAGCTGCCGGTCTGGTCTTTGCATTGCGCGGCCAGCTGGCGCTGGGCGTGATGCTGCTGATTGCCGCCGGCATGCTGGAGACGGGTATTTCGCAGCTGCCCTGGCCCTTTGTGCTGATCGGTGCAGGCGCGCTGGCCTGGGTTGCCGGCGGGCGCGGTCTGGCCATCATGACGGTTTTACTGCTGGGCACCATTCTGGTCTCCGGCCTGTGGGAACGGGCGTTGCTGTCGCTGTATTTGTCGGGTGCGGCTGTCTTTGCCTGCGCGGTAATGGGCGGCGCGATCGGGCTTGCCTCAGCGGTGTCGCCCGGTCTCTGGCGGCTGGTGCGGCCCATCTGCGACATGCTGCAGACGATTCCGTTGTTTGTCTTCCTGATCCCGGTGCTGATGGTGTTTCAGATCGGCGAGTTCTCGGCCTTCCTGGCGATTATTGCCTATGCCATCGTGCCGATGATCCGCTACACCCGGCACGGGCTGGTCTCGACACCAGAGGAGATGATAGAAGCCGCAACAGCCTCAGGTGCCACCACATGGCAGATGCTCAAGGATATCCGGGCGCCTTATGCGGCGCCGTCGATCCTGCTGGGTCTGAACCAGACCATCCTCTATGCCTTTGCAATGCTGGTGATTGCGGCGCTGATCGGCACCACCGGCCTGGGCCAGTCGATCTATCTGGCGCTTGGGCAGGCGGATGTGGGGCTTGGCATCTCGGCCGGGGCGGCGATGGCGATCCTCGCCTTGATCGCCGACCGCATGGTGCAGGGCTTTGCCGAGGAGAGGCGCAAGGCGCTGGGGCTGTAG
- a CDS encoding YHS domain-containing (seleno)protein gives MALRLVLMAVAVMFVSLPDMARADAAVFSSRAGVAIGGYDAVAFFEHGTAEPGRRGHAVMWKGVVWRFASARNQAQFEANPRAYAPAFGGYCAYAMSQGRLHDGNPRIWAIVDGELFLLNNRGVHHLWQADTVQMIADGRAHWPAVLRK, from the coding sequence GTGGCCTTGCGTCTGGTCCTGATGGCCGTTGCGGTGATGTTTGTGTCCCTGCCGGATATGGCGCGGGCTGATGCTGCTGTTTTCTCTTCCCGTGCGGGCGTTGCTATCGGCGGGTATGATGCGGTTGCGTTTTTCGAACATGGCACGGCAGAACCCGGACGGCGCGGCCATGCGGTGATGTGGAAAGGCGTTGTCTGGCGGTTTGCATCAGCCCGCAATCAGGCGCAGTTCGAGGCCAACCCGCGGGCCTATGCGCCGGCCTTTGGCGGCTACTGCGCCTATGCGATGTCGCAGGGGCGGCTTCATGATGGAAACCCGCGAATCTGGGCCATCGTGGACGGAGAGCTGTTTCTTCTGAACAACCGCGGTGTCCACCATCTGTGGCAGGCGGACACCGTGCAGATGATTGCGGACGGCCGCGCGCATTGGCCTGCGGTTCTAAGGAAATAG
- a CDS encoding DUF302 domain-containing protein yields the protein MTKPPILAGAIALMSALPAAAELMKLPSQKLVAETMDALQAAVEGAGATVFARVDHAAGAQKAELELGASQLLIFGNPKLGTPAMQADPRAGLYLPLKVLAYEDAEGQVWLTYEDPAEMLSTLDIPADADFIAKMQGALGKLTAAAAQ from the coding sequence ATGACAAAACCCCCTATTCTTGCCGGAGCCATCGCCCTTATGTCCGCATTGCCCGCCGCCGCCGAACTGATGAAGTTACCCAGCCAGAAACTCGTGGCTGAGACCATGGATGCGCTGCAGGCAGCGGTTGAGGGCGCAGGCGCCACCGTCTTTGCCCGCGTCGACCATGCTGCAGGTGCGCAGAAGGCAGAGCTGGAGCTGGGGGCCTCGCAGCTGTTGATTTTCGGCAACCCCAAGCTGGGCACCCCGGCAATGCAGGCGGACCCGCGCGCGGGGCTCTATCTGCCGCTGAAGGTGCTGGCCTATGAAGATGCGGAAGGTCAGGTCTGGCTGACCTATGAGGATCCGGCAGAGATGCTCTCTACCCTCGATATCCCTGCAGATGCCGACTTTATCGCCAAGATGCAGGGCGCCCTGGGCAAGCTGACGGCTGCCGCCGCGCAGTAA
- the hisF gene encoding imidazole glycerol phosphate synthase subunit HisF, with protein sequence MLKTRIIPCLDVADGRVVKGVNFVGLRDAGDPVESAKAYDAAGADEICFLDIHATHENRGTMFDVVRRTAEQCFVPLTVGGGVRTKDDVRALLLAGADKVSFNSAAVANPDVIAEAADQFGSQCIVCAIDAKTVESGRWEIFTHGGRKETGIDAVEFARTVVAKGAGEILLTSMDRDGTKSGFNLPLTRAISDAVDVPVIASGGVGNLDHLVEGVTKGGASAVLAASIFHFGEYSIQEAKNHMAAAGIPMRLN encoded by the coding sequence ATGCTGAAGACCCGTATCATTCCCTGTCTCGACGTCGCCGACGGGCGCGTGGTCAAGGGTGTCAACTTTGTCGGCCTGCGCGATGCGGGCGACCCGGTGGAATCGGCCAAGGCCTATGATGCGGCCGGCGCGGATGAGATCTGCTTTCTCGACATTCACGCCACCCATGAAAACCGCGGCACCATGTTCGATGTGGTGCGCCGCACCGCCGAGCAGTGCTTTGTGCCGCTGACCGTGGGCGGCGGGGTGCGGACCAAGGACGATGTGCGTGCGCTGCTGCTGGCCGGGGCTGACAAGGTCTCGTTCAACTCGGCTGCCGTGGCCAACCCGGATGTGATTGCCGAGGCCGCAGATCAGTTCGGCAGCCAGTGCATCGTCTGCGCCATCGACGCCAAGACGGTGGAATCGGGCCGCTGGGAGATTTTCACCCATGGCGGGCGCAAGGAAACCGGCATCGACGCGGTGGAATTCGCGCGCACGGTGGTGGCAAAGGGCGCCGGGGAAATCCTGCTGACTTCGATGGACCGCGATGGCACCAAATCCGGTTTTAACCTGCCGCTGACGCGGGCGATTTCCGATGCGGTGGACGTGCCGGTGATCGCATCGGGCGGCGTCGGCAACCTGGATCACCTGGTGGAAGGTGTGACCAAGGGCGGCGCAAGCGCGGTGCTGGCGGCCTCGATTTTTCACTTCGGGGAATACAGCATCCAGGAAGCCAAGAACCACATGGCCGCCGCCGGCATCCCGATGCGGCTGAACTGA
- a CDS encoding NnrU family protein translates to MGWLEFTAALMLFLASHAIPVRPPVRPWLVGRLGQRGYIIAYSLLSLVILAWLVVAAARAPYVGVLPYWDIFRWAPLLLMPLACLLAVAGMMRQNPFSFGGLGLRAFDPADPGILGVSRHPLLAAMALWAGAHLLANGDLAHVILFGLFGGFAWTGMALIDRRTQRRMGQGEWTRLNRNTARLSLARLRPSAAEAGLAGAVFLALLILHTPVIGYSPLPW, encoded by the coding sequence ATGGGCTGGCTAGAATTCACCGCCGCGCTGATGCTGTTTCTGGCCAGCCACGCCATCCCGGTGCGTCCGCCGGTGCGGCCCTGGCTGGTGGGCCGCCTGGGCCAGCGCGGCTACATCATCGCCTACAGCCTGCTGTCATTGGTAATTCTGGCCTGGCTGGTCGTGGCGGCGGCACGGGCGCCTTATGTCGGCGTGCTGCCCTATTGGGACATCTTCCGCTGGGCGCCGCTTCTGCTGATGCCGCTGGCCTGCCTGCTGGCGGTGGCGGGCATGATGCGGCAGAACCCGTTCAGCTTTGGCGGCCTGGGGCTGCGGGCCTTTGATCCGGCTGATCCCGGCATCCTGGGTGTCAGCCGCCACCCTTTGCTTGCGGCCATGGCGCTCTGGGCCGGGGCGCATCTGCTGGCCAATGGCGATTTGGCACATGTGATCCTGTTTGGCCTGTTTGGCGGCTTTGCCTGGACCGGCATGGCATTGATCGACCGGCGCACACAGCGGCGGATGGGGCAGGGCGAATGGACCCGCCTCAACCGCAATACCGCGCGGCTGAGCTTGGCCCGCCTGCGCCCCTCTGCGGCTGAGGCCGGGCTGGCGGGCGCGGTGTTTCTGGCCCTGCTGATCCTGCACACCCCGGTCATCGGCTACAGCCCGTTGCCGTGGTAG